A genomic segment from Streptomyces sp. NBC_01233 encodes:
- a CDS encoding TOBE domain-containing protein: MQQSYTIGQAARLLGVSPDTARRWADAGRVVTRRDEGGRRLINGRDLAAFSVEVGQGAHAEDGEPYTSARNAFPGIVTAVKLGDVAAQVEIQAGPHRLVSLLTREAVEELGLEVGMQATARVKSTSVHIDRT, translated from the coding sequence ATGCAGCAGTCCTACACCATCGGACAGGCGGCGCGTCTGCTGGGCGTCAGCCCGGACACCGCGCGCCGCTGGGCCGACGCAGGCCGGGTCGTGACCCGTCGCGACGAAGGCGGCCGACGCCTGATCAACGGCCGTGACCTGGCGGCCTTCTCCGTCGAGGTGGGCCAGGGCGCACACGCCGAGGACGGAGAGCCGTACACCTCGGCACGCAACGCCTTCCCCGGCATCGTCACCGCCGTCAAGCTCGGCGACGTGGCCGCCCAGGTCGAGATCCAGGCAGGTCCCCACCGCCTGGTCTCGCTGCTCACCCGTGAGGCCGTCGAGGAGCTCGGACTGGAGGTCGGCATGCAGGCCACCGCCCGCGTGAAGTCCACCAGCGTGCACATCGACCGCACCTGA
- a CDS encoding RNA-binding S4 domain-containing protein → MADEVTGTGTESGTVRVDAWIWSVRLTKTRSIAATACRAGHVKVNGERAKPAQAVRAGDEVRLFHAGRERIVVVKRPVSKRVGAPVAAECLIDKSPPPPTPVEAAVVGIRDRGAGRPTKRERREIETLRGRP, encoded by the coding sequence ATGGCAGATGAGGTAACGGGAACGGGAACGGAATCGGGCACGGTGCGGGTCGATGCGTGGATCTGGTCCGTGCGTCTGACCAAGACCCGCTCGATCGCGGCGACCGCCTGCCGGGCGGGCCATGTGAAGGTCAACGGGGAGCGCGCCAAGCCGGCGCAGGCGGTGCGCGCGGGTGACGAGGTACGGCTCTTCCACGCGGGGCGCGAGCGGATCGTGGTGGTGAAGCGGCCCGTGTCCAAGCGGGTGGGCGCCCCCGTCGCCGCGGAGTGCCTGATCGACAAGAGCCCGCCGCCGCCGACTCCCGTGGAGGCCGCCGTGGTCGGCATCCGCGACCGCGGCGCCGGCCGCCCGACGAAGCGCGAACGCCGCGAGATCGAAACCCTCCGCGGGCGCCCGTAG
- a CDS encoding tetratricopeptide repeat protein yields the protein MGLRDLFRKRGKTERQETIKITLPAESLLPALLNEQIRRLGPSHPETVETGHRLARVLARKPEHRTMALDLFRQVTSTKAEMLGKTHPETLVAMAENAALLHVDGQPVPAEELWRYVVAVRTASLGPSHPDTLAASCGLAQALEDLRRAPEAAALWQHVVEHRTLQLGDEHPDTLTALNNLSVALLDTEDLAEAENVCRRLLRTARQRKGDQDSWLTDVRNNLAAVLHRRGALAEAESELRTVVADRARLSGPEHRQTLTARNNLARVLFDLGHLDEAESLMRSALSGRARTLGEEHLETYKAREGLAALLVARGGGREQEAAQLLRHCVNGYRRLLGESHPDTRTTRESLTALSAAED from the coding sequence ATGGGCTTGAGGGATCTGTTCCGCAAGCGCGGGAAGACGGAACGGCAGGAGACGATCAAGATCACGCTGCCTGCCGAGAGCCTGCTGCCGGCCCTGCTCAACGAGCAGATCCGTCGCCTCGGCCCATCCCACCCGGAGACGGTGGAGACAGGACACCGGCTGGCCCGCGTCCTCGCACGCAAGCCGGAGCACCGGACCATGGCGCTGGACCTCTTCCGCCAAGTGACCAGCACCAAAGCCGAGATGCTCGGGAAAACGCACCCCGAGACACTGGTCGCCATGGCGGAGAACGCGGCGCTCCTGCACGTCGACGGGCAGCCCGTCCCCGCCGAGGAACTGTGGCGCTATGTCGTTGCCGTCCGGACCGCGAGCCTGGGGCCGTCACATCCCGACACCCTGGCCGCATCCTGCGGCCTCGCCCAGGCCCTCGAAGACCTTCGGCGCGCCCCGGAGGCTGCCGCGCTGTGGCAGCACGTCGTCGAACACCGCACGCTGCAGCTCGGCGACGAGCACCCGGACACGCTGACCGCCTTGAACAACCTCTCCGTGGCGCTGCTCGACACCGAAGACCTGGCGGAGGCCGAGAACGTCTGCCGGCGGTTGCTGCGCACGGCCCGGCAGCGCAAGGGGGACCAGGACTCCTGGCTCACCGACGTGAGGAACAACCTCGCCGCCGTTCTGCACCGCCGCGGGGCACTGGCAGAGGCCGAGTCGGAGCTCCGCACCGTCGTGGCCGACCGAGCGCGCCTGTCGGGCCCGGAGCACCGGCAAACACTCACGGCGCGCAACAACCTGGCGCGAGTGCTGTTCGACCTCGGCCACTTGGACGAGGCGGAGTCGCTGATGCGCTCAGCACTGTCGGGCCGAGCACGGACGCTGGGCGAGGAACACCTGGAAACGTACAAGGCGCGGGAGGGACTGGCCGCCCTGCTCGTCGCACGGGGCGGCGGACGAGAGCAGGAAGCCGCACAGTTGCTCCGGCACTGCGTGAACGGGTACCGCCGTCTCCTCGGTGAAAGCCACCCCGACACCCGTACCACCCGCGAGAGCCTGACGGCGCTGTCCGCTGCCGAGGACTGA
- the dhaK gene encoding dihydroxyacetone kinase subunit DhaK, which yields MRMLINSPQTVVADALRGMAAAHPELDVDVERRVVVRRDARAGGRVGVVSGGGSGHEPLHAGFVGYGMLSAACPGEVFTSPVPDQMMRAAAAVDSGQGVLFVVKNYTGDVLNFQMAAELAEEDGLRIERVLVDDDVAVTDSLYTAGRRGTGATLFVEKIAGAAAEEGAPLEQVAAIARRVNASSRSFGVALSACTTPAKGSPTFDLPDGQLELGIGIHGEPGRERRAMMPAGEIADIAVGAVLEELAQVGPADGPVLALVNGMGATPLLELYGFHAEVARVLAARDVRVARVLVGNYVTSLDMAGCSVTLCRADEELLRLWDAPVQTPALQWGR from the coding sequence ATGAGGATGCTGATCAACAGTCCGCAGACCGTGGTCGCCGACGCCCTGCGGGGGATGGCCGCCGCCCATCCCGAGCTGGACGTCGACGTGGAGCGGCGGGTCGTCGTACGGCGTGACGCGCGGGCCGGTGGGCGGGTGGGGGTGGTGTCCGGGGGCGGGTCCGGGCACGAGCCGCTGCACGCCGGGTTCGTGGGGTACGGGATGCTGTCGGCCGCGTGTCCCGGCGAGGTGTTCACCTCGCCGGTGCCCGACCAGATGATGCGGGCCGCCGCGGCCGTGGACTCCGGTCAGGGGGTGCTGTTCGTCGTCAAGAACTACACCGGGGACGTGCTCAACTTCCAGATGGCCGCCGAGCTGGCCGAGGAGGACGGCCTGCGGATCGAGCGCGTCCTGGTCGACGACGACGTCGCCGTGACCGACAGCCTGTACACGGCCGGGCGGCGCGGCACCGGGGCCACCCTCTTCGTCGAGAAGATCGCCGGGGCGGCCGCCGAGGAGGGGGCGCCGCTGGAGCAGGTCGCGGCGATCGCCCGCCGGGTCAACGCGTCCTCGCGGAGCTTCGGGGTGGCGCTGAGCGCCTGCACCACGCCCGCGAAGGGCAGCCCGACCTTCGATCTTCCGGACGGACAGCTGGAGTTGGGCATCGGGATCCACGGCGAGCCGGGCCGGGAGCGGCGGGCGATGATGCCGGCCGGTGAGATCGCGGACATCGCGGTGGGCGCCGTACTGGAGGAGCTGGCGCAGGTGGGTCCGGCGGACGGGCCGGTGCTGGCGCTGGTCAACGGGATGGGGGCGACGCCGCTGCTGGAGCTGTACGGGTTCCACGCGGAAGTGGCCCGGGTGCTGGCCGCGCGGGATGTGCGGGTGGCTCGGGTGCTCGTGGGGAACTACGTCACGTCGCTGGACATGGCGGGGTGTTCGGTGACGCTGTGCCGGGCCGACGAGGAACTACTGCGGCTGTGGGACGCGCCCGTCCAGACCCCCGCGCTGCAGTGGGGTCGCTGA
- the dhaL gene encoding dihydroxyacetone kinase subunit DhaL, which translates to MRDADFFRRWMAAAAAAVEREADRLTELDSPIGDADHGSNLLRGFTAVLPALEAAAPEAPGAVLQLAGRTLISTVGGASGPLYGTLLRRTGKALGEAAEVSDTELHESLYAGVAAVAQLGGAAPGDKTMLDALVPAVTELNTSYRAAADAAENGALATVPLQARKGRASYLGERSIGHQDPGATSSALLFRALADVAEPAEGAR; encoded by the coding sequence GTGCGCGACGCAGACTTCTTCCGGCGCTGGATGGCGGCCGCCGCGGCCGCGGTCGAGCGGGAGGCGGACCGGCTGACGGAGCTCGACTCCCCCATCGGGGACGCCGACCACGGGAGCAATCTGCTCCGCGGTTTCACGGCGGTGCTCCCGGCTCTGGAGGCGGCGGCCCCCGAGGCACCGGGCGCGGTGCTGCAACTGGCCGGAAGGACGCTCATCTCGACGGTCGGCGGGGCGTCGGGGCCCCTGTACGGAACGCTGCTGCGGCGCACCGGCAAGGCGCTCGGGGAGGCGGCCGAGGTCTCCGACACGGAGCTGCACGAGTCCCTGTACGCCGGGGTGGCCGCGGTGGCGCAGCTGGGCGGGGCGGCGCCGGGTGACAAGACGATGCTGGACGCGCTGGTTCCGGCGGTGACCGAGCTGAACACGTCGTACCGGGCGGCCGCGGACGCGGCGGAGAACGGGGCGCTGGCGACGGTCCCGCTGCAGGCGCGCAAGGGCCGGGCCAGCTACCTGGGCGAGCGGAGCATCGGTCACCAGGATCCGGGCGCGACCTCGTCGGCGTTGCTGTTCAGGGCGCTGGCGGACGTGGCGGAGCCGGCGGAGGGCGCGCGGTGA
- a CDS encoding PTS-dependent dihydroxyacetone kinase phosphotransferase subunit DhaM, with the protein MTGPEESPALVGIVLVSHSAAVAESVAELARGLAAGGAPARVAAAGGTAAGGLGTSAERIVAAAREVDRGAGVALLADLGSSVLTVKALLVEDELPPDSRLVDAPFVEGTVAAVVAASSGLPLSAVASAATEAYAYRKT; encoded by the coding sequence GTGACGGGCCCGGAGGAGAGCCCCGCGCTGGTGGGCATCGTGCTGGTGTCGCACAGCGCAGCGGTCGCGGAGTCGGTGGCCGAGCTGGCCCGCGGCCTGGCCGCGGGCGGCGCCCCGGCCCGGGTGGCCGCGGCGGGCGGCACCGCCGCCGGCGGGCTCGGCACGAGTGCGGAGCGGATCGTCGCGGCCGCGCGGGAGGTGGACCGGGGCGCCGGGGTCGCGCTGCTGGCGGACCTCGGCAGCTCGGTGCTGACGGTGAAGGCCCTCCTCGTGGAGGACGAACTCCCGCCGGACTCCCGCCTGGTGGACGCGCCCTTCGTGGAGGGCACGGTGGCCGCCGTGGTGGCCGCCTCCAGCGGCCTCCCCCTGTCGGCAGTGGCCTCGGCCGCGACCGAGGCCTACGCCTACCGCAAGACCTGA